One bacterium genomic window carries:
- a CDS encoding PorV/PorQ family protein, translating to MRHAVHKLFWIVLIAFALSVAHHPPQKVEAGAFDRIGIGARPKGMGDAFTAISDDGNSIYWNPAGIARIEKSELSVMHKDLFSLGLINYEFLGYVHPNVGNGSLGFSWIRLDTTKNVEFMDYTENTYIITYGVKIATPFSLGANIKYYSVDYKDAGSGIGADIGILYNTFAGHLNLGLLYQDFNRPKIRWETQAKDQLPANLRLGIGFRPNPFMNFAIDMDRLLESYVETHLGIEWWLRKRGIGLRTGLINQDKGKWNFTLGGSLGYRFFRFDYAWERHYDLGSTHLFSMVITF from the coding sequence ATGCGTCATGCAGTTCATAAACTTTTTTGGATTGTTCTAATCGCTTTTGCGTTAAGCGTCGCCCATCACCCGCCACAGAAAGTAGAAGCTGGAGCTTTTGACAGGATAGGTATTGGAGCCCGACCAAAAGGAATGGGAGATGCCTTTACCGCAATAAGTGACGACGGAAATAGCATCTACTGGAACCCTGCTGGCATAGCGCGGATAGAAAAGAGCGAGCTCAGCGTAATGCACAAAGACCTCTTCAGTTTAGGATTGATAAATTACGAATTTCTGGGCTATGTCCATCCCAATGTTGGCAATGGTTCGCTGGGGTTTAGCTGGATACGCCTGGACACGACAAAAAATGTAGAATTTATGGATTATACGGAGAATACCTACATCATAACCTATGGGGTCAAAATAGCAACCCCATTCAGTTTGGGAGCAAATATAAAATATTACTCTGTAGATTATAAAGACGCAGGGAGCGGGATAGGAGCGGACATTGGTATTCTATACAATACTTTTGCTGGACACTTGAACCTGGGGCTTCTATACCAGGACTTCAATCGACCAAAAATAAGGTGGGAGACCCAGGCAAAAGACCAGCTTCCCGCCAATTTACGGCTGGGAATAGGATTTAGACCCAATCCCTTTATGAACTTTGCAATCGATATGGACAGACTATTGGAGAGTTACGTTGAGACTCACCTGGGAATTGAGTGGTGGTTACGGAAGAGGGGAATAGGTCTTAGAACAGGTTTGATTAATCAGGATAAGGGTAAGTGGAATTTTACTCTGGGGGGAAGTCTCGGCTATAGGTTTTTCCGTTTCGATTATGCCTGGGAGAGACACTATGACCTGGGAAGCACGCACTTGTTTTCCATGGTAATAACGTTTTAA
- a CDS encoding OmpA family protein, which yields MFRKNYINLVVILLVSMVFMVTGTSNGAILKVADFDSGQKPNNLGGDFGAWDKDPTDFTQTCIDSFSSEVKCGDKGYSLKLTYDVDSPEPAYNGFWTKLQNQDLKAYKELVFFVKGDEEKGFTKRFKVELKNPTQVGSFLVSGVTSEWQKVVVPLNKFKRITDWGKMTEFVVVFDDLTSNPKEGIIYFDDIYFTDGKGVEETKETKEVKVTKEAKVAKETKETYLPDAVIISFDSGDIHISAREFPKINKMVDILKLNPKYKLRIEGYSDSVGVDELNLLLSRKRAAIVLNYLVITGGIDPDRLHAVGYGEAKPITENDTWQGRALNRRVELVIIEK from the coding sequence TTCGAAAAAATTACATCAATCTGGTAGTAATTCTCCTGGTATCAATGGTATTCATGGTGACAGGAACGAGCAATGGGGCAATTCTTAAGGTGGCAGATTTTGACTCAGGACAGAAGCCGAACAATCTGGGAGGAGACTTTGGTGCCTGGGACAAAGACCCCACCGACTTTACGCAGACGTGCATAGACTCGTTTTCCTCTGAGGTGAAGTGCGGAGATAAGGGTTATTCGTTGAAATTAACCTATGATGTGGACTCTCCTGAACCTGCCTACAATGGCTTCTGGACAAAGTTGCAGAACCAAGACTTGAAAGCCTATAAAGAGCTTGTCTTCTTTGTCAAGGGAGACGAAGAGAAGGGTTTTACCAAGAGGTTCAAGGTGGAGTTGAAAAATCCCACACAGGTGGGAAGTTTCCTCGTTTCCGGAGTGACCAGCGAGTGGCAGAAGGTGGTAGTCCCCCTTAATAAGTTCAAAAGAATAACCGACTGGGGCAAAATGACTGAATTTGTGGTTGTCTTTGACGATTTGACAAGCAATCCCAAAGAAGGCATTATTTACTTTGATGACATCTATTTCACCGATGGTAAAGGTGTTGAAGAAACCAAAGAGACTAAAGAGGTCAAAGTAACCAAAGAGGCTAAAGTGGCCAAAGAGACCAAAGAGACATACCTTCCCGATGCTGTTATAATCAGTTTTGATTCCGGAGACATCCACATTTCAGCAAGAGAATTTCCCAAGATAAACAAGATGGTAGATATTTTGAAGTTAAATCCCAAATATAAACTACGCATCGAGGGATATTCGGATAGCGTGGGAGTTGATGAGTTGAACCTTCTCCTCTCCAGAAAGAGAGCAGCAATCGTTCTGAACTACCTGGTGATAACCGGAGGAATCGATCCCGACCGTCTACACGCTGTGGGTTACGGAGAGGCTAAACCGATTACTGAAAATGATACCTGGCAAGGGAGAGCACTCAATAGAAGGGTGGAATTGGTAATTATTGAGAAATGA
- a CDS encoding carbohydrate binding domain-containing protein: MQTVRKTVKNWLTISLFLIFLAGLSFAEVLDSMDSSANWPVETDSGASLSTSTVSGLTGNAVRLDYDIDSGEWVAINREDFANVDISSGDAVRFYYKGAGESNHIKFQITDTDGDVFERKLANLSNISTWTQSILTFDSLSHWEGTGNGTLDRGNISQIGFAINVSEGGSGKVAIDSLESYQLNTPSVSLLFDNFNCGTPPNDLGGNAGAMSPGGNYDPSITYDSGNAKEGVYALSITYDFSSGQWSGYWSFIRSDESGYDLSGYQNLKFWVKGAAGGEKFKVEIADTGDTPGTEPEVQVTSYIGSVTTAYQEVTIPLADFAGLDTSAVRQVNVVFDQTPRTGKVYIDNIRFAGPGSSSGGPISVLDKMDEPAPISGWQNYGCDEDKGVTTTSLDTVSGQDGKALQLTYKFNRGDIDDWTVMERDWGRNIAGSDSLRFKYKGTGRDNNLELRVMDKNGTIFYKKIYDVTNTGGEWKTATIPYEELSLHKSGTYSNGDIADALDLTKIAGISFVVSKGDGGSGTLVIDQLEVLEVDDFRKGRGDSLIQSIVVPDNPISPNNDGIKDRASFKFTLARYANITLKIYDLAGNLVRKIDGGEKEPDVEHTIYWYARDNSENLVRNGLYLYLLEAEDLDKKTDQVKHVIGVIR; the protein is encoded by the coding sequence TTGCAAACAGTCAGGAAAACAGTTAAAAATTGGCTTACGATTTCCCTGTTTCTGATTTTTCTTGCGGGTTTGAGTTTTGCTGAAGTTCTGGACAGCATGGACTCATCTGCTAATTGGCCGGTTGAGACTGATAGTGGAGCAAGTCTCTCTACTTCCACAGTCAGTGGCTTAACGGGGAATGCCGTTCGACTGGACTACGATATCGATTCCGGGGAATGGGTTGCCATTAATAGAGAAGACTTTGCCAATGTGGACATCTCTTCGGGAGATGCTGTAAGGTTTTACTATAAGGGGGCAGGAGAATCCAATCACATAAAATTTCAGATAACCGATACTGACGGTGATGTATTTGAAAGGAAACTGGCTAACCTTTCAAATATTTCCACCTGGACTCAATCAATTTTAACATTTGACAGCCTCTCCCACTGGGAAGGAACCGGGAATGGTACGCTGGATAGAGGAAATATTTCCCAGATAGGGTTTGCTATAAACGTGTCGGAAGGCGGGAGTGGGAAAGTTGCGATTGACAGCTTGGAATCTTACCAGTTAAACACACCCTCAGTCAGTCTTCTCTTCGATAACTTCAATTGTGGCACACCACCCAATGACCTTGGTGGTAATGCGGGAGCTATGTCGCCCGGTGGAAACTACGACCCTTCTATAACCTATGACTCTGGCAATGCTAAAGAAGGAGTCTATGCTCTTTCCATTACTTACGATTTTTCCTCGGGACAGTGGAGTGGTTACTGGAGTTTTATAAGGAGTGACGAGAGCGGTTATGACTTGAGTGGATACCAGAACCTGAAATTCTGGGTGAAGGGAGCAGCAGGTGGTGAAAAATTCAAGGTGGAGATAGCAGATACAGGAGATACGCCTGGAACTGAGCCCGAGGTTCAAGTTACAAGTTACATCGGGAGTGTGACCACTGCCTATCAGGAAGTGACGATACCCCTTGCAGATTTCGCAGGCCTCGATACCAGCGCGGTAAGGCAGGTAAACGTAGTCTTTGACCAGACTCCCAGGACTGGTAAAGTTTACATTGACAACATAAGATTTGCCGGGCCCGGCAGTTCTTCCGGGGGTCCGATTAGCGTTCTGGACAAGATGGACGAGCCTGCTCCTATTTCCGGCTGGCAAAATTATGGATGCGATGAAGATAAGGGAGTTACGACTACATCATTAGATACCGTATCTGGCCAGGATGGAAAAGCATTACAGTTGACCTATAAATTTAACCGGGGAGATATTGACGATTGGACAGTAATGGAAAGAGATTGGGGAAGGAATATTGCCGGAAGTGATTCTTTGAGATTTAAATATAAAGGAACAGGAAGAGACAACAACCTGGAATTGAGGGTAATGGATAAGAATGGGACTATATTTTATAAAAAAATCTATGACGTCACGAATACCGGAGGGGAGTGGAAGACTGCAACCATCCCTTACGAAGAACTCTCCCTCCACAAAAGTGGAACATATAGTAATGGCGATATTGCTGATGCGCTCGATTTAACGAAGATTGCGGGTATCTCTTTTGTGGTGAGCAAGGGAGACGGCGGGAGTGGTACTCTGGTAATTGATCAACTGGAAGTTCTGGAAGTTGATGATTTCAGAAAAGGGAGAGGAGATTCCCTGATTCAAAGTATTGTTGTCCCGGACAATCCCATCTCACCTAACAATGACGGGATTAAAGACAGAGCCAGTTTTAAGTTTACACTTGCCCGTTATGCGAATATAACCTTGAAAATTTATGATTTAGCCGGGAATTTAGTAAGAAAGATTGATGGGGGTGAAAAAGAACCGGACGTAGAGCATACAATTTACTGGTATGCAAGAGATAATTCTGAAAATTTAGTGAGAAACGGTTTATACTTATATCTTCTAGAAGCAGAGGATTTAGACAAGAAGACAGACCAGGTAAAACATGTCATCGGCGTAATCCGCTAA